A portion of the Pseudomonas sp. PSE14 genome contains these proteins:
- a CDS encoding SO2930 family diheme c-type cytochrome translates to MTGHASFLLSLALAVGLAGCGQESKPRYQPEGDDYPEKLSGWGMLHLADGHLTLAAEVLPYDLNTPLFTDYAHKLRTIWMPDGQAAQYAEDRFDYPVGTVLTKTFYYPKDARGNLLQNSQDDRDPKAGLELDKVRLVETRVLVRQKDGWTALPYVWDKEQREARLELAGDTQSLELTGEGNRKVAFSYMVPDANQCSECHAEQKGAGIAPLGPKARHLNKDFAYAEGSDNQLQHWQARGFLKGLPALAQVPQNALWGHPRAGETLEKQARSYLDANCSHCHNPKGAARTSGLYLDPHTPVSIAYGVCKPPVAAGGGTGGRLEDIHPGSPEKSVLSYRVGSDKPGDMMPELGRGLVHREGLEMLNRWISEMPGDC, encoded by the coding sequence ATGACCGGACACGCTTCGTTCCTGTTGTCGCTCGCCCTGGCCGTTGGACTGGCCGGGTGCGGGCAGGAGAGCAAGCCGCGCTATCAGCCCGAGGGCGACGATTACCCGGAGAAACTCAGTGGCTGGGGCATGCTGCACCTGGCGGACGGTCATCTGACGCTGGCCGCCGAGGTACTGCCCTACGACCTGAATACGCCGCTGTTCACCGACTACGCGCACAAGCTGCGCACTATCTGGATGCCGGACGGGCAGGCCGCGCAGTACGCCGAGGACCGCTTCGACTATCCCGTCGGCACCGTGCTGACCAAGACCTTCTATTACCCCAAGGACGCCCGGGGCAACCTGCTGCAGAACAGCCAGGACGACCGTGATCCCAAGGCCGGCCTGGAGCTGGACAAGGTCCGCCTGGTGGAAACCCGCGTGCTGGTGCGGCAGAAGGACGGCTGGACGGCGCTGCCCTACGTCTGGGACAAGGAGCAGCGCGAGGCGCGCCTGGAGCTGGCGGGCGACACTCAATCGCTGGAGCTCACCGGCGAAGGCAACCGGAAGGTCGCCTTCAGCTACATGGTCCCGGATGCCAACCAGTGCTCCGAATGTCACGCCGAGCAGAAGGGCGCCGGCATCGCGCCACTGGGGCCCAAGGCGCGCCACCTGAACAAGGACTTCGCCTATGCCGAAGGCAGCGACAACCAACTGCAGCACTGGCAGGCGCGCGGCTTCCTCAAGGGCCTGCCGGCGCTGGCGCAGGTGCCGCAGAATGCGCTGTGGGGCCACCCGCGCGCGGGCGAAACCCTGGAAAAACAGGCACGCAGCTACCTCGATGCCAACTGCTCGCACTGCCACAACCCGAAAGGTGCGGCGCGTACCTCCGGGCTGTACCTCGATCCGCACACGCCGGTCTCCATTGCCTACGGTGTCTGCAAACCACCGGTGGCGGCGGGCGGCGGCACCGGCGGCCGGCTGGAGGACATCCATCCCGGTAGCCCGGAGAAATCCGTGCTCAGCTACCGCGTCGGCAGCGACAAGCCCGGTGACATGATGCCCGAGCTGGGGCGCGGTCTCGTGCATCGCGAGGGGCTGGAAATGCTCAACCGCTGGATCAGCGAAATGCCCGGCGACTGCTGA
- a CDS encoding parallel beta-helix domain-containing protein: MRLACLSLIAVSVALAACGEGDKPTAAVSADFQKDLQARLIKAKAGDVIDIPAGTYHLDRSLSLKVDGVTIRGAGMDKTILSFKNQKAGAEGLFVDASDFTLENLAIEDTKGDGLKVIGGKNIVIRNIRTEWTNGASTDNGGYGIYPVQTENTLLEGNVAIGASDSGIYVGQSRNVVVRNNRAERNVAGIEIENTIGADVYDNVATDNTGGILVFNMPNLQQPGRGTRVFNNDVQGNNHDNFGHKGTPVASVPAGSGVVVNSNDDVEIFDNKIGNHKTANVIISSYFSTNYSDKATQPNFDPYPEGIYIHGNTFGPGGDSPDHMELKALKVAKFGLNGRLPDILWDGYFNQQKLVDGKLPEALSICIDNGNAGIVNVDGPNGYKNISTDMSVHQCKLKPLPKIEQAGLGEKGGKA; the protein is encoded by the coding sequence ATGCGTCTCGCCTGCTTGTCCCTGATCGCCGTCTCCGTTGCCCTGGCTGCCTGCGGCGAAGGCGACAAACCCACCGCCGCCGTTAGCGCCGATTTCCAGAAGGACCTGCAGGCGCGCTTGATCAAGGCCAAGGCCGGCGACGTCATCGACATCCCGGCGGGGACCTACCACCTCGACCGCAGCCTCAGCCTGAAGGTGGACGGCGTGACCATCCGCGGCGCCGGCATGGACAAGACCATCCTGAGCTTCAAGAACCAGAAGGCCGGCGCCGAAGGGCTGTTCGTCGACGCCTCCGACTTCACCCTGGAGAACCTCGCCATCGAGGACACCAAGGGTGACGGTCTTAAGGTCATCGGCGGCAAGAACATCGTCATCCGCAACATTCGCACCGAGTGGACCAACGGCGCTTCCACCGATAACGGCGGCTACGGCATCTACCCGGTGCAGACCGAGAACACCCTGCTCGAAGGCAACGTCGCCATCGGCGCCTCCGACTCCGGCATCTACGTCGGCCAGTCGCGCAACGTGGTGGTGCGCAACAACCGCGCCGAGCGCAACGTCGCCGGCATCGAGATCGAGAACACCATCGGCGCCGACGTCTACGACAACGTCGCCACCGACAACACCGGCGGCATCCTCGTCTTCAACATGCCCAACCTGCAGCAGCCGGGGCGCGGCACCCGCGTCTTCAACAACGACGTGCAGGGCAACAACCACGACAACTTCGGCCACAAGGGCACTCCGGTGGCCAGCGTGCCGGCGGGCTCGGGCGTGGTGGTGAACTCCAACGACGACGTGGAGATCTTCGACAACAAGATCGGCAACCACAAAACCGCCAACGTCATCATCAGCAGCTACTTCAGCACCAATTATTCGGACAAGGCCACTCAGCCGAACTTCGACCCCTATCCCGAAGGCATCTACATCCACGGCAACACCTTCGGTCCCGGCGGCGACAGCCCCGACCACATGGAGCTCAAGGCGCTGAAGGTCGCCAAGTTCGGCCTCAACGGGCGCCTGCCGGACATCCTCTGGGACGGCTACTTCAACCAGCAGAAACTGGTCGATGGCAAGCTCCCCGAGGCGCTGTCGATCTGCATCGACAACGGCAACGCCGGCATCGTCAACGTCGACGGGCCTAACGGCTACAAGAACATCAGCACCGACATGAGCGTGCACCAGTGCAAGCTCAAGCCGCTGCCGAAGATCGAGCAGGCCGGCCTCGGCGAGAAGGGCGGCAAGGCATGA
- a CDS encoding YgiQ family radical SAM protein encodes MQAAKPLFDYPKFWAECFGPAPFLPMSKEEMDQLGWDSCDIIIVTGDAYVDHPSFGMAIIGRLLEAQGFRVGIIAQPDWQSKDDFMKLGKPNLFFGVAAGNMDSMINRYTADRKIRSDDAYTPGGNAGKRPDRASMVYSQRCREAYKGVPIVLGGIEASLRRIAHYDYWQDKVRHSILMDAKADILLFGNAERAVVEVAQRLAAGESIESITDVRGTAFVRRDTPEGWFELDSTRIDRPGKIDKIINPYVNTQDTAACAIEQEKGEQDDPNEAKVVELLPHPRLERERTVIRLPSYEKVKSDPVLYAHANRVLHLETNPGNARAMVQRHGETDVWFNPPPIPLTTEEMDYVFGLQYARVPHPEYGGAKIPAYEMIRFSVNIMRGCFGGCTFCSITEHEGRIIQSRSEDSIIREIEEIRDRVPGFTGVISDLGGPTANMYRIACKDPEIERHCRKPSCVWPGICENLNTDHSSLIQLYRRARDLPGVKKILIASGLRYDLAVESPEYVKELVTHHVGGYLKIAPEHTEEGPLSKMMKPGIGTYDAFKRMFEKFSKEAGKEQYLIPYFIAAHPGTSDEDMMNLALWLKRNGFRADQVQAFYPSPMATATAMYHSGKNPLRKVTYKSDGVEIVKGERRRRLHKAFLRYHDPNNWPMLREALKEMGRADLIGNGKHQLIPTHQPTGDGSYQSARRKNSTPVGSKKTGKPLLTQHTGLPPRASDGSKPWNKSEEGKATGYAKGKKRSTKRQPNIPR; translated from the coding sequence ATGCAAGCCGCCAAACCGCTGTTCGACTATCCCAAGTTCTGGGCCGAGTGTTTCGGCCCGGCGCCATTCCTGCCCATGAGCAAGGAAGAGATGGATCAGCTGGGCTGGGATTCCTGCGACATCATCATCGTCACCGGGGATGCCTACGTTGATCACCCGTCGTTCGGCATGGCCATCATCGGCCGCTTGCTGGAAGCCCAGGGCTTCCGCGTCGGCATCATTGCCCAGCCTGACTGGCAGTCCAAAGACGACTTCATGAAGCTGGGCAAGCCGAACCTGTTCTTCGGCGTCGCCGCCGGCAACATGGACTCGATGATCAACCGCTACACCGCCGACCGGAAGATCCGTTCCGACGACGCCTACACCCCCGGCGGCAACGCCGGCAAGCGCCCGGACCGCGCCAGCATGGTCTACAGCCAGCGCTGCCGCGAGGCGTACAAGGGCGTGCCGATCGTCCTCGGCGGCATCGAGGCTTCGCTGCGCCGCATCGCGCACTACGACTACTGGCAGGACAAGGTCCGCCACTCGATCCTGATGGACGCCAAGGCCGACATCCTGCTGTTCGGCAACGCCGAACGCGCCGTGGTGGAAGTGGCCCAGCGCCTCGCCGCCGGCGAGTCCATCGAGTCGATCACCGACGTGCGCGGCACCGCCTTCGTGCGCCGCGACACCCCCGAGGGCTGGTTCGAGCTGGACTCCACCCGCATCGACCGTCCCGGCAAGATCGACAAGATCATCAACCCCTACGTGAACACCCAGGACACCGCCGCCTGCGCTATCGAGCAGGAAAAGGGCGAGCAGGACGACCCCAACGAAGCCAAGGTCGTCGAGTTGCTGCCGCACCCGCGCCTGGAACGCGAGCGCACGGTGATCCGCCTGCCGTCCTACGAGAAGGTCAAGAGCGACCCGGTGCTCTACGCCCACGCCAACCGCGTGCTGCACCTGGAGACCAACCCGGGCAACGCCCGCGCCATGGTCCAGCGGCACGGCGAGACCGACGTGTGGTTCAACCCGCCGCCCATCCCGCTGACCACCGAGGAGATGGACTACGTCTTCGGCCTGCAGTATGCCCGCGTGCCTCACCCCGAGTACGGCGGCGCGAAGATCCCGGCCTACGAGATGATCCGCTTCTCGGTGAACATCATGCGTGGCTGCTTCGGTGGCTGCACCTTCTGCTCCATCACCGAGCATGAAGGCCGGATCATCCAGAGCCGCTCGGAAGACTCGATCATCCGCGAGATCGAGGAAATCCGTGACCGGGTACCGGGCTTCACCGGCGTCATCTCCGATCTCGGCGGACCGACCGCGAACATGTACCGCATCGCCTGCAAGGACCCGGAGATCGAGCGTCACTGCCGCAAGCCGTCCTGCGTCTGGCCGGGCATCTGCGAGAACCTCAACACCGACCATTCCTCGCTGATCCAGCTGTACCGCCGCGCCCGCGACCTGCCGGGGGTGAAGAAGATCCTCATCGCCTCGGGCCTGCGCTACGACCTGGCCGTGGAGTCCCCGGAGTACGTCAAGGAGCTGGTGACGCACCACGTCGGCGGCTACCTGAAGATCGCCCCGGAGCACACCGAGGAAGGCCCGCTGTCGAAGATGATGAAGCCGGGCATCGGCACCTACGACGCCTTCAAGCGGATGTTCGAGAAGTTCTCCAAGGAGGCGGGCAAGGAGCAATACCTGATCCCGTACTTCATCGCCGCGCACCCGGGCACCAGCGACGAGGACATGATGAACCTCGCCCTGTGGCTCAAGCGCAACGGCTTCCGCGCCGACCAGGTGCAGGCCTTCTACCCGTCGCCCATGGCCACCGCCACGGCTATGTACCACTCGGGCAAGAACCCGCTGCGCAAGGTCACTTACAAGAGCGATGGTGTAGAGATCGTCAAGGGCGAGCGTCGTCGCCGCCTGCACAAGGCCTTCCTGCGCTATCACGATCCGAACAACTGGCCGATGTTGCGCGAGGCCCTGAAGGAAATGGGTCGTGCCGACCTGATCGGCAATGGCAAGCACCAGCTGATCCCGACGCACCAGCCCACCGGTGACGGCAGCTACCAGAGCGCGCGCCGCAAGAACTCCACCCCGGTGGGCAGCAAGAAGACCGGCAAGCCACTGCTGACCCAGCACACCGGCCTGCCGCCGCGCGCCAGCGACGGCTCCAAGCCGTGGAACAAGTCCGAGGAAGGCAAGGCCACCGGCTACGCCAAGGGCAAGAAGCGTAGCACCAAGCGCCAGCCGAACATTCCGCGCTGA
- a CDS encoding GGDEF domain-containing protein translates to MLVLALLVGQAAAVELDSKASGTWLNGSLELLEDRSGGMPFDEVQRSHDFIPANGRTSVGQSSSAWWLRLDLDRRQTPPGGWWLEVDAVNLKDLRLYLPDEQGHYVERLSGESVPFSVGRDRGYRRPVFQLPEGAGPLRLYLRTYDPAGNSFPLRVWSLDDLQDHRADTNLFLGVVYGLIAALLLYNLFILLTLHDRAYLWYVLTTAAALLFSLGMTGHGFKYLWPEHAVPWWLDRITLPSLWGLCVHRFTITLLQTRRHVRWAHHLLNLNCGLYLLTILLGALQLRGVASWMLVVITLIGVPAALGAALTRWRQGSLPAFLYLLGFGLVLGSVSISVMRALAVVQPQPITTYIFPIAVAMESVLFSFALTSRIRSLKRERAQAVEQANREKNARLSMVQSAQQDLAKAVAERTAELTQSNQLLREREAQLQHAAHYDPLTGLPNRRFLVEHAEQALARAQQNGETLALMLIDLDHFKPINDTHGHDAGDFMLQNVGHRLRQCVRASDCVARLGGDEFAALITGPDAEGHAREIATRLLNELSRPVHFDALELRVTPSIGVAIYPSHAMQFSKLYKAADQALYDVKGNGRASYAIANDSTSEGSELWQDGSKTPESST, encoded by the coding sequence ATGCTGGTGCTCGCATTGCTGGTCGGCCAGGCCGCTGCAGTCGAGCTGGATTCAAAGGCCAGTGGCACCTGGCTCAACGGCAGCCTGGAACTCCTCGAGGATCGCAGCGGCGGGATGCCGTTCGACGAGGTGCAGCGCAGCCATGACTTCATCCCGGCCAACGGCCGCACCAGCGTTGGCCAGAGCTCCAGCGCCTGGTGGCTGCGCCTGGACCTCGACCGCCGGCAGACGCCGCCCGGCGGCTGGTGGCTGGAAGTGGACGCGGTCAACCTCAAGGACCTGCGCCTGTACCTGCCCGATGAGCAGGGGCACTACGTCGAGCGCCTCTCCGGCGAATCGGTACCCTTCTCCGTCGGCCGCGACCGCGGCTATCGCCGCCCGGTGTTCCAGTTGCCCGAGGGCGCCGGACCGCTGCGGCTCTACCTGCGCACCTATGACCCCGCCGGCAACTCCTTCCCGCTGCGCGTCTGGTCACTGGACGACCTGCAGGACCACCGCGCCGACACCAACCTGTTCCTCGGCGTGGTCTACGGCCTGATCGCCGCCCTGCTGCTGTACAACCTGTTCATCCTGCTGACCCTGCACGACCGCGCCTATCTCTGGTACGTGCTGACCACCGCCGCGGCTCTACTGTTCAGCCTCGGCATGACCGGCCACGGCTTCAAGTACCTCTGGCCCGAACATGCAGTGCCCTGGTGGCTGGACCGCATCACCCTGCCGTCGCTGTGGGGGCTGTGCGTGCACCGATTCACCATCACCCTGCTGCAGACCCGCCGGCACGTGCGCTGGGCGCACCATCTGTTGAACCTGAACTGCGGGCTGTACCTGCTCACCATCCTCCTCGGTGCGCTGCAGTTGCGCGGCGTCGCCAGCTGGATGCTGGTGGTGATCACCCTCATCGGCGTGCCGGCAGCTCTGGGCGCAGCGCTGACCCGCTGGCGTCAAGGCTCCCTGCCCGCCTTCCTGTACCTGCTCGGTTTCGGCCTGGTGCTCGGCAGCGTGAGCATCTCGGTGATGCGCGCCCTGGCGGTGGTACAGCCACAGCCGATCACCACCTACATCTTCCCGATCGCCGTCGCCATGGAGTCGGTGCTCTTCTCCTTCGCCCTCACCTCGCGCATTCGCAGCCTCAAGCGCGAGCGTGCGCAGGCCGTGGAGCAGGCCAACCGGGAAAAGAACGCGCGCCTCTCCATGGTGCAGAGCGCACAGCAGGACCTGGCAAAGGCCGTCGCCGAACGCACCGCCGAGCTGACCCAGAGCAACCAGTTGCTGCGTGAGCGCGAGGCCCAGCTACAGCACGCGGCGCACTACGATCCACTGACCGGCCTGCCCAACCGCCGCTTCCTGGTCGAGCACGCCGAGCAGGCGCTGGCGCGCGCCCAGCAGAACGGCGAAACCCTGGCGCTGATGCTGATCGACCTCGACCACTTCAAGCCGATCAACGACACCCATGGCCACGATGCCGGCGACTTCATGCTGCAGAACGTCGGGCACCGCCTGCGTCAGTGCGTACGCGCCAGCGATTGTGTGGCGCGGCTGGGCGGCGATGAATTCGCCGCGCTGATCACCGGCCCGGATGCCGAAGGCCATGCCCGCGAGATCGCCACCCGCCTGCTCAACGAGTTGTCGCGCCCGGTGCATTTCGACGCCCTCGAACTGCGCGTCACCCCCAGCATCGGCGTGGCCATCTACCCCAGCCACGCGATGCAGTTCAGCAAGCTGTACAAGGCCGCCGACCAGGCGCTGTATGACGTGAAGGGCAACGGCCGGGCGAGCTACGCCATCGCCAACGACAGCACTAGCGAAGGCAGCGAACTCTGGCAGGACGGCAGCAAGACCCCGGAAAGCAGTACCTGA
- the alr gene encoding alanine racemase produces the protein MRPLVATVDLSAIRHNYALAKRCAPGRQAFAVVKANAYGHGAREVVSSLHGEADGFAVACLEEAAEVRALHADARILLLEGCFEPNEYLIAAQLRLDVAVQGPEQAQALLAAQLPSALNVWMKLDSGMHRLGFSPEALRDWHPRLRQATQVAELNLMSHFANADLRGDELTEDQVACFLSVLDLDFDQRSLANSAAVLTIPAAHMDWIRPGIMLYGATPFADIGAAELGLRPVMSLEAQLIAVREVPVGESVGYGAAWVAQRPSRIGTVSCGYADGYPRHAPSGTPVLVGGRRVPLAGRVSMDMLAVDLTDLPHAAVGDPVELWGANLPVDEVASHAGTIGYELLTKVTARVPRRYRN, from the coding sequence ATGCGTCCGCTCGTCGCCACCGTCGATCTTTCCGCCATCCGCCACAACTATGCCCTGGCCAAGCGCTGTGCACCGGGCCGCCAGGCGTTCGCGGTGGTCAAGGCCAATGCCTACGGGCATGGCGCGCGGGAAGTGGTCAGCAGTCTGCATGGCGAGGCCGACGGCTTTGCCGTGGCCTGCCTGGAGGAGGCCGCGGAGGTGCGCGCGCTGCACGCCGATGCCCGCATCCTGCTGCTGGAAGGCTGCTTCGAGCCGAACGAGTATCTGATCGCCGCGCAACTGCGCCTGGATGTGGCCGTACAGGGGCCGGAGCAGGCCCAGGCGCTGCTCGCCGCGCAATTGCCGAGCGCGCTGAACGTCTGGATGAAGCTGGATTCGGGCATGCACCGCCTGGGCTTCTCGCCCGAGGCACTGCGCGACTGGCATCCGCGCCTGCGCCAGGCCACGCAGGTGGCCGAGCTGAACCTGATGAGCCACTTCGCCAACGCCGACCTGCGCGGCGATGAGCTGACCGAAGACCAGGTGGCCTGCTTCCTCAGCGTGCTCGACCTGGATTTCGATCAGCGTTCATTGGCCAACTCGGCAGCCGTGCTGACCATTCCCGCCGCCCACATGGACTGGATTCGCCCCGGCATCATGCTCTACGGCGCCACGCCGTTCGCCGACATCGGCGCGGCCGAGCTGGGCCTGCGCCCGGTGATGAGCCTGGAAGCGCAGTTGATCGCGGTGCGCGAGGTGCCGGTTGGGGAAAGTGTCGGTTATGGCGCCGCCTGGGTGGCGCAGCGGCCGTCGCGTATTGGTACGGTGAGCTGTGGTTACGCCGACGGCTATCCGCGCCATGCGCCGAGCGGAACACCGGTGCTGGTGGGTGGGCGGCGGGTGCCGCTGGCAGGGCGGGTGTCGATGGACATGCTGGCCGTTGACCTCACCGATCTGCCCCATGCCGCGGTCGGCGACCCGGTCGAACTGTGGGGCGCGAACCTTCCGGTGGACGAGGTGGCGAGCCACGCCGGGACCATCGGTTACGAGCTGCTGACCAAGGTCACCGCCCGCGTCCCGCGTCGCTACAGGAACTGA
- the dnaB gene encoding replicative DNA helicase, translating to MNDITVPEQYDLQTASLKVPPHSIEAEQAVLGGLMLDNNAWERVSDAVSDGDFYRHDHRLIFRAVYKLAEGNQPIDVVTLSEMLEREGQLSQVGGLAYLAELAKNTPSVANIKAYANIIRERATLRQLIGISSDIADSAFNPEGRSANEVLDEAERRIFEIAEARPKTGGPVGISDILVKTIDRIDHLFNTTEALTGISTGFTDLDEKTSGLQPADLVIVAGRPSMGKTTFAMNLVENALMRSDKAILVYSLEMPSDSIVMRMLASLGRIDQTKVRSGKLDDEDWPRLTSAVNLLNDRKLFIDDTAGISPSEMRARTRRLAREHGEIGLIMVDYLQLMQIPGSAGDNRTNEISEISRSLKALAKEFNCPVVALSQLNRSLEQRPNKRPVNSDLRESGAIEQDADVIMFVYRDEVYHPETEFKGVAEIIIGKQRNGPIGTVRVAFLGRYSRFENLAPGMYNFEDE from the coding sequence ATGAACGACATCACCGTCCCCGAGCAATACGACCTGCAGACCGCTTCCCTCAAGGTGCCGCCGCACTCGATCGAAGCCGAACAGGCGGTGCTGGGCGGCCTGATGCTCGACAACAACGCATGGGAGCGCGTCTCCGACGCGGTGTCCGATGGCGACTTCTATCGCCATGACCATCGCCTGATCTTCCGTGCCGTCTACAAGCTCGCCGAAGGCAACCAGCCGATCGACGTGGTGACCCTCTCCGAGATGCTCGAACGCGAGGGGCAGCTGTCCCAGGTGGGTGGCCTTGCCTACCTCGCAGAGCTGGCGAAGAACACGCCCTCGGTGGCGAACATCAAGGCCTACGCGAACATCATTCGCGAGCGCGCCACCCTGCGGCAGCTGATCGGCATCAGCAGCGACATCGCCGACAGCGCCTTCAACCCGGAAGGACGCAGCGCCAACGAGGTGCTCGACGAAGCCGAGCGCAGGATCTTCGAGATCGCCGAAGCGCGGCCCAAGACCGGCGGCCCGGTGGGGATCAGCGACATCCTGGTCAAGACCATCGACCGCATCGACCACCTGTTCAACACCACCGAGGCGCTGACCGGGATTTCCACCGGCTTCACCGACCTCGATGAAAAGACCAGCGGCCTGCAGCCGGCGGACCTGGTGATCGTCGCCGGCCGTCCGTCCATGGGCAAGACCACCTTCGCCATGAACCTGGTGGAGAACGCCCTGATGCGCAGCGACAAGGCGATCCTGGTGTACTCCCTGGAAATGCCCTCCGACTCCATCGTGATGCGTATGCTCGCCTCGCTCGGCCGCATCGACCAGACCAAGGTCCGTTCCGGCAAGCTGGACGACGAGGATTGGCCGCGCCTGACTTCGGCGGTGAACCTGCTCAACGATCGCAAGCTGTTCATCGACGACACCGCCGGTATCTCACCCTCGGAAATGCGCGCGCGTACCCGCCGCCTGGCCCGCGAACACGGCGAGATCGGCCTGATCATGGTCGACTACCTGCAGCTGATGCAGATTCCCGGCTCCGCCGGCGACAACCGGACCAACGAGATTTCCGAGATTTCCCGCTCGCTCAAGGCGCTGGCGAAGGAGTTCAACTGCCCGGTTGTGGCGCTCTCCCAGCTCAACCGCTCGCTGGAACAGCGCCCCAACAAGCGCCCGGTGAACTCCGACCTGCGTGAATCCGGAGCGATCGAGCAGGACGCCGACGTGATCATGTTCGTCTACCGCGACGAGGTGTATCACCCGGAGACCGAGTTCAAGGGCGTGGCCGAAATCATCATCGGCAAGCAGCGTAACGGCCCCATCGGCACCGTGCGCGTGGCCTTCCTCGGTCGCTACAGCCGCTTCGAGAACCTCGCGCCCGGCATGTACAACTTCGAAGACGAGTGA
- the rplI gene encoding 50S ribosomal protein L9 translates to MEVILLEKIAKLGNLGDKLNVKGGYARNYLLPQGKATAATAANVAAFEERRAELEKAAAEKKAAAEARAAQLAELIVTIGAHAGDEGKLFGSIGTRDIAEAVSAAGYPLEKSEVRLPDGALRAVGEYNIEVQLHTDVDATLHVVVVAE, encoded by the coding sequence ATGGAAGTCATCCTGCTGGAAAAGATCGCCAAACTGGGCAACCTGGGCGACAAGCTGAACGTAAAGGGCGGTTACGCCCGTAACTACCTGCTGCCGCAGGGCAAAGCCACCGCTGCCACCGCTGCCAACGTCGCTGCTTTCGAAGAGCGCCGCGCAGAGCTGGAAAAAGCTGCTGCTGAGAAGAAAGCCGCTGCTGAAGCCCGTGCTGCCCAACTGGCCGAACTGATCGTGACCATCGGCGCCCACGCTGGCGACGAAGGCAAGCTGTTCGGTTCGATCGGCACCCGCGACATCGCCGAAGCCGTTTCGGCTGCCGGCTACCCGCTGGAAAAGAGCGAAGTTCGCCTGCCCGACGGCGCCCTGCGCGCTGTTGGCGAATACAACATCGAAGTGCAACTGCACACCGACGTTGATGCAACCCTGCACGTGGTTGTAGTCGCCGAGTAA
- the rpsR gene encoding 30S ribosomal protein S18, which produces MARFFRRRKFCRFTAEGVKEIDYKDLNTLKAYVSETGKIVPSRITGTKAKYQRQLATAIKRARYLALLPYTDSHGR; this is translated from the coding sequence ATGGCACGTTTCTTCCGTCGTCGTAAGTTCTGCCGTTTCACCGCTGAAGGCGTGAAAGAGATCGATTACAAGGATCTCAACACCCTGAAGGCCTACGTTTCCGAAACCGGCAAGATCGTTCCGAGCCGCATCACCGGCACCAAGGCCAAGTACCAGCGTCAGCTGGCCACCGCTATCAAGCGCGCCCGCTACCTGGCCCTGCTTCCCTACACCGACAGCCACGGCCGTTGA
- the rpsF gene encoding 30S ribosomal protein S6, translating into MRHYEIVFLVHPDQSEQVGGMVERYTKAIEEDGGKVHRLEDWGRRQLAYAINNVHKAHYVLMNVECTAKALAELEDNFRYNDAVIRNMVIRRDEAVTGQSEMLKAEESRNERRERRERPESNEGESADGEDSRDSADE; encoded by the coding sequence ATGCGTCATTACGAAATCGTGTTCCTGGTTCACCCGGACCAGAGCGAACAAGTCGGTGGCATGGTCGAGCGTTACACCAAGGCCATCGAAGAAGACGGCGGCAAAGTCCACCGTCTGGAAGACTGGGGCCGTCGTCAGCTGGCTTACGCCATCAACAACGTGCACAAGGCTCACTACGTTCTGATGAACGTCGAGTGCACCGCCAAGGCCCTGGCAGAGCTGGAAGACAACTTCCGCTACAACGACGCCGTGATCCGTAACATGGTCATCCGTCGCGACGAAGCCGTTACCGGCCAGTCCGAAATGCTGAAGGCCGAAGAGAGCCGCAACGAGCGCCGTGAGCGCCGTGAGCGTCCCGAATCGAACGAGGGCGAGTCCGCTGACGGCGAAGATAGCCGCGACAGCGCTGACGAGTAA